One genomic window of Streptococcus mitis includes the following:
- a CDS encoding putative DNA-binding protein, with protein sequence MEIEKTNRMNALFEFYAALLTDKQMNYIELYYADDYSLAEIAEEFGVSRQAVYDNIKRTEKILEDYEMKLHMYSDYIVRSQIFDQILERYPKDDFLQEQIEILTSIDNRE encoded by the coding sequence ATGGAAATTGAAAAAACCAATCGTATGAATGCGCTCTTTGAATTTTATGCGGCGCTTTTGACAGATAAGCAAATGAATTATATCGAGCTCTACTACGCTGATGATTACAGCCTTGCTGAAATTGCCGAGGAGTTCGGTGTCAGTCGTCAGGCTGTCTATGATAATATCAAGCGGACGGAAAAGATTCTGGAAGATTATGAGATGAAATTGCACATGTACTCGGACTACATTGTCCGCAGTCAGATTTTTGACCAGATTTTGGAGCGCTATCCCAAGGATGACTTTCTGCAGGAGCAGATAGAAATTTTAACAAGCATTGATAATAGAGAATAA
- a CDS encoding helicase BlpT, with protein MTNATQLLSELNKSFQSCKQGTADDTRLQELLNTTIKELKKAEKLNNSILIDLEKFYQRTSLLIGLGSLKLNDQARTAWRNYDKFHYDHVKHVLTLYGPVFGF; from the coding sequence ATTACTAATGCAACCCAACTCTTATCCGAGTTAAATAAAAGTTTCCAAAGCTGCAAACAGGGTACTGCAGATGATACTCGACTACAAGAGCTGCTAAACACTACTATAAAAGAGCTCAAAAAAGCGGAAAAGTTGAACAACAGTATCTTAATTGACCTTGAGAAATTTTACCAACGTACCAGTCTTCTGATAGGCCTCGGTAGCCTAAAACTGAACGACCAAGCACGTACCGCTTGGCGCAACTATGACAAGTTCCATTACGATCATGTCAAACACGTACTAACTCTTTATGGACCTGTTTTTGGATTCTAG
- a CDS encoding HD domain-containing protein — MNEKVFRDPVHNYIHVNNQIIYDLINTKEFQRLRRIKQLGTSSYTFHGGEHSRFSHCLGVYEIARRITEIFVEKYPEEWNPAESLLTMTAALLHDLGHGAYSHTFENLFDTDHEAITQEIIQSPETEIHQVLLQVAPDFPEKVASVIDHTYPNKQVVQLISSQIDADRMDYLLRDSYFTGASYGEFDLTRILRVIRPVENGIAFQRNGMHAIEDYVLSRYQMYMQVYFHPATRAMEVLLQNLLKRAKELYPKDKDFFARTSPHLLPFFEKNVTLSDYLALDDGVMNTYFQLWMTSPDKILADLSQRFVNRKVFKSITFSQEDQDKLASMRKLVEDIGFDPDYYTAIHKNFDLPYDIYRPESENPRTQIEILQKNGELAELSSLSPIVQSLAGSRHGDNRFYFPKEMLDQNSIFASITQQFLHLIENDHFTPNKN, encoded by the coding sequence ATGAACGAAAAAGTATTCCGTGACCCAGTTCACAACTACATCCATGTCAATAATCAAATCATCTATGACTTGATTAATACAAAAGAATTTCAGCGTTTGCGTCGAATCAAGCAACTGGGAACTTCCAGTTATACCTTCCACGGTGGAGAACACAGTCGCTTCTCTCACTGTCTAGGAGTCTATGAAATTGCACGACGTATCACAGAGATTTTTGTAGAAAAATATCCTGAAGAATGGAATCCTGCCGAGTCTCTCTTGACCATGACCGCTGCTCTCCTACATGACCTTGGACATGGTGCCTACTCCCATACTTTTGAAAATCTCTTTGATACAGACCACGAAGCTATTACTCAGGAGATTATCCAAAGTCCTGAAACGGAGATTCACCAAGTTCTTCTACAAGTGGCGCCAGATTTTCCAGAAAAGGTAGCCAGTGTCATCGACCATACCTATCCTAACAAGCAGGTCGTGCAACTCATTTCTAGTCAGATTGATGCAGACCGCATGGACTATCTCTTGCGCGACTCCTATTTTACAGGAGCATCCTATGGGGAATTTGACCTAACTCGCATACTCCGAGTCATTCGTCCTGTCGAAAATGGTATTGCCTTTCAACGCAATGGCATGCACGCCATCGAAGACTATGTCCTCAGTCGCTATCAGATGTATATGCAGGTTTATTTCCACCCTGCAACACGCGCTATGGAAGTTCTCCTACAGAATCTCCTCAAGCGCGCCAAGGAACTCTATCCTAAGGACAAGGATTTCTTTGCACGAACTTCTCCACATCTCCTGCCTTTCTTCGAAAAAAATGTAACTTTATCTGACTATCTGGCTCTGGATGATGGTGTGATGAACACCTACTTCCAGCTCTGGATGACCAGTCCTGACAAGATTCTCGCAGACTTGTCGCAACGCTTTGTCAACCGCAAGGTCTTTAAATCCATTACTTTTTCACAAGAAGACCAAGACAAACTCGCTAGCATGAGAAAATTGGTTGAAGACATCGGCTTTGATCCCGACTACTATACTGCCATTCATAAGAACTTTGACCTCCCTTATGATATCTATCGTCCCGAATCTGAAAATCCACGGACACAGATTGAGATTTTACAAAAAAATGGAGAACTGGCCGAACTCTCTAGCCTGTCTCCTATCGTCCAATCCCTTGCTGGCAGTCGTCACGGAGATAATCGCTTTTATTTTCCAAAAGAAATGTTGGACCAAAACAGTATCTTCGCAAGCATTACCCAGCAATTTTTACACTTGATTGAGAACGATCATTTTACCCCAAATAAAAACTAG
- the rsmG gene encoding 16S rRNA (guanine(527)-N(7))-methyltransferase RsmG, whose translation MKPETFYNLLAEQNLPLSDQQKKQFERYFELLVEWNEKINLTAITDKEEVYLKHFYDSIAPILQGLIPNETIKLLDIGAGAGFPSLPMKILYPQLGVTIIDSLNKRINFLQLLAQELDLDGVHFYHGRAEDLAQDKNFRAQYDFVTARAVARMQVLSELTIPYLKVGGKLLALKASNAPEELLEAKNALNLLFSKVEDNLSYALPNGDPRYITVVEKKKETPNKYPRKAGMPNKRPL comes from the coding sequence ATGAAACCAGAAACATTTTACAACTTGCTTGCCGAGCAGAACCTTCCACTTTCGGACCAGCAAAAAAAACAATTTGAACGCTATTTTGAGCTCTTGGTCGAGTGGAATGAAAAGATTAATTTAACAGCCATTACGGACAAGGAAGAAGTTTATCTCAAACATTTTTACGATTCGATTGCACCTATTCTGCAAGGCTTGATTCCCAATGAAACTATCAAATTGCTTGATATTGGAGCTGGGGCAGGATTTCCTAGTCTACCAATGAAAATCCTCTATCCTCAGTTAGGTGTGACCATCATTGATTCTCTCAACAAGCGCATCAACTTCCTCCAACTTTTGGCTCAAGAACTGGATTTGGACGGTGTTCATTTCTACCATGGACGTGCAGAAGACTTGGCCCAAGACAAAAACTTCCGTGCTCAGTATGATTTTGTAACGGCTCGTGCGGTTGCCCGTATGCAAGTCCTATCTGAATTAACTATTCCCTACCTTAAAGTTGGCGGAAAACTATTGGCACTCAAGGCTAGCAATGCTCCTGAGGAATTATTAGAAGCTAAGAATGCCCTCAACCTCCTTTTTAGTAAAGTAGAAGACAATCTCAGCTACGCCCTACCAAATGGAGATCCACGTTACATCACAGTGGTAGAAAAGAAAAAAGAAACACCAAATAAATATCCAAGAAAGGCTGGCATGCCCAACAAACGCCCGCTTTAA
- a CDS encoding DUF1934 domain-containing protein: MKIRMRNRIQFDEQLEVIDQLYDVEVHEKGDYSYLLFYNEEKEKVVIKFHGQELVMSRFSNPKTIMRFLKDSDSLAYIPTPMGMQEFIIQTSHYQVDGQKIELDYQLQNQEGHPFASYQLEITWC; encoded by the coding sequence GTGAAGATTCGGATGCGAAATAGGATTCAGTTTGATGAGCAGTTGGAAGTGATTGACCAACTCTATGATGTGGAAGTGCATGAAAAAGGAGATTATAGCTACCTGCTTTTCTATAATGAGGAAAAGGAAAAAGTGGTTATTAAATTTCATGGTCAAGAACTGGTGATGAGCCGATTTTCTAATCCCAAGACCATTATGCGATTTTTAAAGGATAGTGATAGTTTAGCCTATATTCCCACACCTATGGGCATGCAGGAGTTTATCATCCAAACGAGCCATTATCAAGTTGATGGGCAAAAGATTGAACTAGATTATCAACTACAAAATCAAGAGGGACATCCCTTTGCCAGCTATCAATTGGAAATTACTTGGTGCTAG
- a CDS encoding ATP-binding cassette domain-containing protein has translation MHYRHSRKGNNMIKINHLTITQNKDLRDLVSDLTITIQDGEKVAIIGEEGNGKSTLLKIVMGEALYDFTIKGDVQSDYQSLAYIPQKVPEELKKQSLHDYFFLDSIDLDYSILYRLAEELHFDSDRFASDQEIGSLSGGEALKIQLIHELAKPFEILFLDEPSNDLDLETVDWLKGQIRKIQQTVIFISHDEDFLSETADTIVHLRLVKHRKEAETLVEHLDYDRYSEQRKANFVRQSQQAANDQRAYDKTMEKHRRVKQNVETTLRATKDSTAGRLLAKKMKNVLSQEKRFEKTAQSMTQKPLEEEEIRLFFSDIQPLPASKVLIQLEKENLAIDDRVLAQELQLTVHGQEKIGIIGPNGVGKSTLLAKFQQLLSAKREISLGIMPQDYHKKLQLELSPVDYLSKTGEKEELQKIQSHLASLNFSYPEMQHQICSLSGGQQGKLLLLDLVLRKPNFLLLDEPTRNFSPTSQPQIRKLFATYPGGLITVSHDRRFLKEVCSIIYRLTEHGLEVVNLEDL, from the coding sequence ATGCACTATCGACATTCTAGAAAGGGCAACAATATGATAAAAATCAATCACCTGACCATCACGCAAAACAAAGATCTACGAGATCTTGTATCTGACCTAACCATCACTATCCAAGACGGGGAAAAGGTTGCTATTATTGGTGAAGAAGGAAATGGCAAATCAACCTTACTTAAAATTGTAATGGGAGAAGCTTTGTATGATTTCACTATAAAGGGAGACGTCCAGTCTGACTATCAGTCACTGGCCTATATTCCTCAAAAAGTCCCCGAGGAGCTGAAAAAACAATCTCTACACGACTACTTCTTTTTAGATTCTATTGATTTAGACTACAGTATCCTTTATCGCTTAGCTGAAGAGTTGCATTTTGATAGTGATCGTTTCGCAAGCGACCAAGAGATCGGGAGCCTCTCCGGTGGCGAAGCTTTGAAAATTCAGCTCATCCATGAGTTAGCCAAACCCTTTGAGATTTTATTTTTAGATGAACCTTCAAATGACCTAGACCTTGAGACGGTTGATTGGCTAAAAGGTCAGATTCGAAAGATTCAGCAAACCGTTATTTTCATTTCCCATGATGAAGACTTTCTTTCTGAAACGGCTGATACCATTGTCCACTTGCGACTGGTCAAGCACCGGAAAGAAGCAGAAACGCTAGTAGAGCATTTAGACTATGATCGCTATAGTGAGCAGAGAAAGGCTAATTTTGTCAGACAAAGCCAGCAAGCTGCTAACGACCAAAGAGCCTACGATAAAACCATGGAAAAACATCGGCGAGTCAAGCAAAATGTAGAAACTACGCTTCGAGCTACCAAAGACAGTACTGCCGGTCGCCTATTGGCTAAAAAGATGAAAAATGTCCTCTCTCAAGAAAAACGCTTTGAAAAGACAGCTCAGTCCATGACCCAAAAGCCACTTGAAGAGGAAGAAATCAGACTTTTCTTCTCAGACATACAACCATTACCGGCCTCTAAAGTCTTAATCCAACTGGAAAAGGAAAACTTGGCCATTGACGACCGTGTTTTGGCTCAGGAACTACAACTAACTGTCCATGGCCAAGAAAAAATCGGTATCATAGGTCCAAATGGTGTTGGAAAATCGACTCTGCTAGCCAAGTTTCAACAACTGCTTAGCGCCAAAAGAGAAATTTCGCTTGGTATTATGCCACAAGATTATCACAAAAAACTACAATTGGAGCTATCTCCAGTAGACTATCTAAGTAAAACTGGGGAAAAAGAGGAACTTCAGAAAATCCAATCTCATCTAGCTAGTCTCAATTTCAGTTATCCGGAAATGCAGCATCAAATTTGCTCCTTATCTGGCGGGCAACAGGGTAAACTCCTGCTTTTGGATTTAGTCTTGCGCAAACCAAACTTTCTCCTGCTGGATGAACCTACACGAAACTTTTCTCCCACTTCTCAACCCCAAATCAGAAAACTCTTTGCTACGTATCCAGGCGGTCTCATCACTGTTTCGCATGACCGTCGTTTCTTAAAAGAGGTCTGTTCAATCATCTATCGCTTAACAGAACACGGTCTGGAGGTAGTTAATTTAGAAGATTTATAA
- the ffh gene encoding signal recognition particle protein, with the protein MAFESLTERLQNVFKNLRKKGKISEADVQEATKEIRLALLEADVALPVVKDFIKKVRERAVGHEVIDTLNPAQQIIKIVDEELTAVLGSDTAEIIKSPKIPTIIMMVGLQGAGKTTFAGKLANKLKKEENARPLMIAADIYRPAAIDQLKTLGQQIDVPVFALGTEVPAVEIVRQGLEQAQANHNDYVLIDTAGRLQIDELLMNELRDVKALAQPNEILLVVDAMIGQEAANVAREFNAQLEVTGVILTKIDGDTRGGAALSVRHITGKPIKFTGTGEKITDIETFHPDRMSSRILGMGDMLTLIEKASQEYDEQKALEMAEKMRENTFDFNDFIDQLDQVQNMGPMEDLLKMIPGMANNPALQNMKVDERQIARKRAIVSSMTPEERENPDLLNPSRRRRIAAGSGNTFVEVNKFIKDFNQAKQLMQGVMSGDMNKMMKQMGINPNNLPKNMPNMGGMDMSALEGMMGQGGMPDLSALGGAGMPDMSQMFGGGLKGKIGEFAMKQSMKRMANKMKKAKKKRK; encoded by the coding sequence ATGGCATTTGAAAGTTTAACAGAACGTTTGCAGAACGTCTTTAAAAATCTACGTAAAAAAGGAAAAATCTCTGAAGCTGATGTCCAAGAGGCAACCAAAGAAATTCGCTTGGCCTTGCTTGAGGCCGACGTTGCCTTGCCTGTTGTAAAGGACTTTATCAAGAAAGTTCGTGAGCGTGCAGTCGGGCATGAGGTCATTGATACCCTAAATCCTGCGCAACAAATTATTAAAATCGTTGATGAGGAATTGACGGCTGTTTTGGGTTCTGATACGGCTGAGATTATCAAGTCACCAAAGATTCCTACCATCATCATGATGGTTGGTTTGCAGGGGGCTGGTAAAACAACCTTTGCAGGTAAATTGGCTAACAAACTCAAGAAGGAAGAAAATGCACGTCCTTTGATGATTGCAGCGGATATTTACCGTCCTGCGGCCATTGATCAGTTGAAGACGCTTGGACAACAGATTGATGTTCCTGTATTTGCACTTGGAACGGAAGTACCAGCTGTTGAGATTGTTCGTCAAGGTTTGGAACAAGCCCAAGCCAATCATAATGACTATGTCTTGATTGATACGGCAGGTCGTTTGCAGATTGATGAGCTTTTGATGAATGAGCTTCGTGACGTGAAAGCATTGGCTCAACCAAACGAAATTCTGCTCGTCGTTGATGCCATGATTGGTCAAGAAGCTGCCAATGTTGCGCGTGAGTTTAATGCTCAGTTGGAAGTGACTGGGGTTATCCTTACTAAGATTGATGGGGACACTCGTGGTGGTGCTGCTCTATCTGTTCGTCACATTACTGGAAAACCAATCAAGTTTACTGGTACAGGTGAAAAGATTACGGACATTGAAACCTTCCACCCAGACCGCATGTCTAGCCGTATCCTTGGCATGGGGGATATGCTCACTCTGATTGAGAAAGCTTCTCAGGAATACGATGAGCAAAAAGCCCTTGAAATGGCTGAGAAGATGCGTGAAAACACCTTTGATTTCAATGATTTCATTGATCAGTTGGATCAGGTACAAAACATGGGGCCAATGGAAGACTTGCTCAAGATGATTCCAGGTATGGCTAACAACCCAGCCCTTCAAAACATGAAGGTAGATGAGCGTCAGATTGCTCGTAAACGTGCCATTGTGTCTTCCATGACACCTGAAGAACGTGAAAACCCAGATTTGTTAAATCCAAGCCGTCGCCGTCGTATTGCCGCAGGTTCTGGAAATACTTTTGTAGAAGTCAATAAATTCATCAAAGACTTTAACCAGGCTAAACAGCTCATGCAGGGTGTCATGTCTGGGGATATGAACAAAATGATGAAGCAAATGGGGATCAATCCAAACAACCTTCCTAAAAATATGCCAAATATGGGAGGAATGGATATGTCTGCCCTTGAAGGAATGATGGGACAAGGTGGGATGCCTGACTTGTCAGCTCTCGGAGGGGCAGGAATGCCAGATATGAGCCAGATGTTTGGTGGAGGACTCAAAGGTAAAATCGGTGAATTTGCCATGAAACAGTCTATGAAACGTATGGCTAACAAAATGAAAAAAGCGAAGAAGAAACGTAAGTAA
- a CDS encoding uracil-xanthine permease family protein, which produces MKQESTVDLLLDVDQRPSAGKGILLSFQHVFAMFGATILVPLILGMPVSVALFASGVGTLIYMISTGFRVPVYLGSSFAFITAMSLAMKELGGDVSAAQTGVILTGFIYVLVAASVRFAGTKWIDKLLPPIIIGPMIIVIGLGLAGSAVTNAGLVADGNWKNALVAVVTFLIAAFINTKGKGFLRIIPFLFAIIGGYLFALTLGLVDFTPVLKANWFEIPGFYLPFSTGGAFKEYNLYFGPETIAILPIAIVTISEHIGDHTVLGQICGRQFLKEPGLHRTLLGDGIATSVSAFLGGPANTTYGENTGVIGMTRIASVSVIRNAAFIAIALSFLGKFTALISTIPNAVLGGMSILLYGVIASNGLKVLIKERVDFSQMRNLIIASAMLVLGLGGAILKIGPVTLSGTALSAMTGIILNLILPYENKD; this is translated from the coding sequence ATGAAACAAGAATCAACTGTTGATTTGTTACTAGACGTTGACCAACGTCCTTCAGCTGGAAAAGGAATTCTCCTTAGCTTCCAACACGTTTTCGCCATGTTTGGTGCGACCATCTTGGTACCCTTGATTTTGGGAATGCCTGTATCTGTTGCCCTTTTTGCTTCAGGTGTTGGAACACTCATCTACATGATCTCAACTGGTTTTAGAGTTCCAGTTTATCTAGGGTCATCATTCGCCTTTATCACAGCTATGTCCCTAGCTATGAAGGAACTAGGAGGGGATGTATCAGCTGCACAAACAGGGGTTATCCTTACAGGTTTTATCTATGTCCTTGTGGCTGCAAGTGTTCGTTTTGCGGGTACAAAATGGATTGATAAACTCTTGCCACCAATCATCATCGGTCCTATGATCATCGTTATCGGTCTTGGGCTTGCAGGTTCAGCTGTTACTAACGCTGGTCTTGTAGCGGATGGAAATTGGAAAAATGCTCTTGTAGCCGTTGTTACTTTCTTGATTGCTGCCTTTATCAATACAAAGGGAAAAGGCTTCCTACGAATCATTCCATTCCTCTTTGCCATTATCGGTGGTTACCTCTTCGCACTAACCCTTGGCTTGGTTGACTTTACACCAGTTCTTAAAGCTAACTGGTTTGAAATCCCTGGTTTCTACTTGCCATTTAGCACAGGTGGTGCCTTTAAAGAATACAATCTTTACTTTGGTCCAGAAACCATCGCTATCTTGCCAATCGCTATCGTAACAATTTCTGAACATATTGGAGACCATACTGTTTTGGGTCAAATCTGTGGCCGTCAATTCTTGAAAGAACCAGGTCTTCACCGTACTCTTCTTGGTGACGGTATCGCAACTTCAGTTTCTGCCTTCCTTGGTGGACCAGCCAATACAACTTATGGAGAAAACACAGGGGTTATCGGTATGACTCGTATCGCTTCTGTCTCAGTTATCCGTAACGCTGCCTTTATCGCGATTGCCCTTAGCTTCCTTGGTAAATTCACTGCCTTGATTTCAACTATTCCAAACGCTGTACTTGGTGGTATGTCAATCCTTCTCTATGGGGTTATCGCCAGCAACGGTTTGAAAGTCTTGATTAAAGAACGTGTTGACTTCAGTCAAATGCGTAACCTAATCATCGCAAGTGCTATGTTGGTACTTGGACTTGGAGGAGCTATCCTTAAAATTGGTCCAGTTACCCTTTCAGGTACTGCCCTATCAGCCATGACAGGAATTATTTTGAACTTAATCTTGCCATACGAAAATAAAGACTAA
- a CDS encoding LemA family protein: MTWIILGVIALVVIFVIVSYNGLVKNRMQTKEAWSQIDVQLKRRNDLLPNLIETVKGYAKYEGSTLEKVAELRNQVAAATSPAEAMKASDALTRQVSGIFAVAESYPDLKASANFVKLQEELTNTENKISYSRQLYNSVVSNYNVKLETFPSNIIAGMFGFKAADFLQTPDEEKVVPKVDFSGLGD; the protein is encoded by the coding sequence ATGACTTGGATTATTCTTGGAGTTATCGCTCTTGTTGTTATTTTTGTGATTGTTAGCTATAACGGTTTGGTTAAGAATCGTATGCAAACAAAGGAGGCTTGGAGTCAGATTGATGTTCAGTTGAAACGTCGAAATGACCTCTTGCCAAACTTGATTGAGACTGTAAAAGGTTATGCCAAATATGAAGGTTCTACCCTTGAAAAGGTGGCAGAACTACGTAACCAAGTTGCGGCAGCGACTTCACCAGCAGAAGCTATGAAAGCTAGTGATGCACTTACTCGTCAGGTTTCAGGTATTTTTGCAGTTGCAGAAAGCTATCCAGATTTGAAAGCTAGTGCAAACTTTGTTAAATTGCAAGAGGAGTTGACAAATACAGAAAATAAAATTTCTTACTCTCGTCAACTCTACAACAGTGTTGTCAGCAACTACAATGTAAAATTAGAAACTTTCCCAAGCAATATTATCGCTGGGATGTTTGGATTTAAAGCAGCAGATTTCCTTCAAACTCCAGATGAGGAAAAGGTAGTACCTAAAGTTGATTTTAGCGGTTTAGGTGACTAA
- the htpX gene encoding zinc metalloprotease HtpX — protein sequence MLFDQIASNKRKTWILLLVFFLLLALVGYAVGYLFMRSGIGGLVIALIIGFIYALSMIFQSTEIVMSMNGAREVDEQTAPDLYHVVEDMAMVAQIPMPRVFIIDDPALNAFATGSNPQNAAVAATSGLLAIMNREELEAVMGHEVSHIRNYDIRISTIAVALASAITMLSSMAGRMMWWGGAGRRRSDDDRDGNGLEIIMLVVSLLAIVLAPLAATLVQLAISRQREFLADASSVELTRNPQGMINALCKLDNSKPMSRPVDDASSALYINDPKKGGGFQKLFYTHPPISERIERLKHM from the coding sequence ATGTTGTTTGATCAAATTGCAAGCAATAAACGAAAAACGTGGATTTTGTTGCTGGTATTTTTCCTACTCTTAGCTCTTGTTGGCTATGCGGTTGGTTACCTCTTTATGCGATCTGGGATTGGTGGATTGGTTATCGCACTGATTATCGGCTTTATCTATGCCTTGTCCATGATTTTTCAATCGACAGAGATCGTCATGTCCATGAATGGAGCGCGTGAGGTGGATGAACAAACGGCACCAGACCTCTACCATGTAGTGGAAGATATGGCTATGGTGGCTCAGATTCCTATGCCTCGTGTTTTCATCATTGATGATCCAGCCTTAAATGCCTTTGCGACAGGTTCTAACCCTCAAAACGCAGCGGTTGCTGCGACGTCAGGTCTCCTAGCTATCATGAATCGTGAAGAACTAGAAGCTGTTATGGGACATGAAGTCAGTCATATTCGTAATTACGATATCCGTATTTCGACTATTGCTGTTGCCCTTGCTAGTGCTATCACCATGCTTTCTAGTATGGCCGGTCGTATGATGTGGTGGGGTGGAGCAGGTCGAAGACGAAGTGATGATGACCGAGATGGAAATGGCTTAGAAATCATTATGCTCGTAGTTTCTCTACTAGCTATTGTGCTGGCACCTCTTGCTGCCACCTTGGTACAACTAGCTATTTCTCGTCAGAGGGAATTCCTTGCTGATGCTTCCAGTGTCGAGTTGACTCGTAATCCTCAAGGGATGATTAATGCTCTATGTAAGTTGGATAATAGTAAACCGATGAGTCGTCCTGTCGATGATGCCAGCAGTGCACTTTATATCAATGATCCCAAGAAAGGGGGAGGGTTCCAAAAACTCTTTTATACCCACCCACCTATCTCAGAACGGATTGAACGTTTAAAACATATGTAA